GCTACGGCGCAAAGTGAGGGACAACCTCGCGATGGCCGGCCAATGGAAATGGGGCAGCAGATCCAGTACGTAGGCGCCACCGTGCAGATAGACCGCGTGCCCACGCAACTCATCGCGCATGAGGTGCCGAGGGCTGACGTGGTAGACCGGGCGGCCGTTGAGGTCGGCGCGAGCGACCTCGACCCTTTTCAGGACCAGCTTCGAGGGCATGCCGTTGTAGGGCGGGCGCGGGTTTGCGGCCCACTGTTCCAGCTTCGCCGCCGGGAACAACCGGTTACGCACGCCGGAAGCACGCAGCAGTCGCTGGGTGACATGTGGCCTGCCGATCGGGCGGCTCACCCTCATCTTGAATTCGTTGATTGCCATCAAGGTCTACCGTGACACAACCCGGCGCGCGTGGATCCGGCAATCAGTAATCTGTTTTGCTGTGGGTGTGCTGACCGGATTCGTTTCAGCGCTGCCGGCCCAACTGCGGGATCCGGTGCTATTCGCGATTCCGTTCTTCTTGCTGCTGTTGACGCTGGAATGGACGGCTGCCCGCAAGTTGGCGAAATTGGACGCTGCATCTGGTGCTGGGGACCCCGCCGAATCCAGACCCGCCTGGGGCGCCCACCTCGCTCGCGATTCGATGACCAGCATCTCGATGGGGCTGGTTTCGATCGCCACCACCGCCGCATGGAAGGCCCTAGCCCTGTTCGGCTACGCCGCTCTTTTTGCCTACGTCGCGCCGTGGCAGCTGTCCGCGAGCAAGTGGTACGCCTGGCTCATCGCGTTCCTGGGGGTCGACCTGCTCTACTACGCCTACCACCGTTGCGCGCACCGCGTCCGGCTGGTCTGGGCCACTCACCAGGCTCACCATTCAAGCCAGTACTACAACCTGGCTACCGCGCTGCGGCAGAAGTGGAACAACAGCGGCGAGATCCTGATGTGGGCCCCATTGCCGCTGTTGGGATTGCCGCCGTGGATGGTGTTCTTCAGTTGGTCGCTGAACCTGATCTACCAGTTCTGGGTGCACACCGAGCGGATCGCCAAGCTGCCCCGCTGGTTCGAGTTTGTCTTCAACACGCCGTCGCACCACCGGGTGCACCACGGAATGGACCGGCTGTACCTGGACAAGAATTACGGCGGCATCTTCATCATCTGGGACCGGATCTTCGGCAGCTTCCAAGAAGAATTGTTCCGACCGCACTACGGGCTGACCAAGCAGGTCGACACGTTCAACGTGTGGAAACTGCAGACTCACGAGTACGTCGCGATCGTCCGCGACTGGCGCTCGGCGAACCGGCTGCGGGACCGGCTGGGGTACGTCTTCGGTCCGCCCGGCTGGGCGCCCGGCGGTGCCGATCGAAGGGGCGGAGTCGCTCCGATCGCGAGCTCTCGGTAACGCTGTTTGCGCTCTGCACGAAGACTTAGTGTCGGGGTGGTTACGACGTAACCTGAATGTGCAGGTCGGCGCGTTGTCGGCCATAACGGATCGGAGTCGATTTTGTATCGCCTGACCTTGCGCGCGTGCACAGCAGCGGCTGCTGTTTCGCTGGTGGCCGCTGGGCTGTCGACTGCCACCGCCGCAGCGGAGTCGACGTTGGTGTTCCCGGGCATGGAGATCCACCAGGAGAACCACGTCTGCACTTTGGGTTTCGTCGACATTCCGCGGCGCGTGGCCTATAGCGCCGGGCACTGCCGAGGGGGAATGGTCTACGACAAGGACAACAACCCGATCGGGCGCGTGGTGGCGTCCCGCGACAACACCCCCACCGGTTCCACGGTGGCCACCGATCAACCCATCGACGACTACGAGGCGATCGCGCTGGCCAACAATGTCGCGATGAGCAACATCCTGCCGGGCGGCCGGGGCCTGGTTTCGAGCCCGGGCGTGGTCGCTGCACCAGGTCAGGCGGTCTGCCACTTCGGCGTGACAACCGGAGAGACCTGCGGCACGGTCGAGAGCGTCAACAACGGGTGGTTCACCATGTCCCACGGCGTCCAGACCCAGCAGGGCGACTCGGGCGGGCCGGTGTACCTGTCGTCGGGCGGTGTCGGCCAAATCGTCGGGATCTTCAACAGCATGTGGGGAGACTTCCCGGCCGCGGTGTCCTGGCAGAGCGCCTCCGAGCAGGCCCGCCAAGATATGGGTGCGGGGGCAAGCTAGCTCATTGGCCAGCGCGAACACCGGAATCCGCGGTGCCACGGCGCGTCGATAACACGACCTCCACTGCATTTGCGAGAGCACCGCTCTCTGATCTATCCATCCGTTGCATGCGCTCCGCGAAAAAGCAAGAGCGGTGATCTCGGTTATGTCAGACTTGGCCGTGGGCAAACGCCAGGAGTCACGGGAGCAGATCGAGGCCCGGATCGTCGAGATTGGCCGGCGCCATCTGGTGAACCACGGCGCAGCGGGGTTGTCGCTACGCGCAATCGCCCGGGATCTGGGCATGGTCTCATCGGCGGTGTACCGCTACATGTCGAGCCGCGACGAACTGCTGACACTGCTACTCATCGATGCATACACGGCTCTCGCCGATGAAGTCGACCGGGCGCGAGACGACACCGCCGGCGATTCGTGGAGCGACGACGTAACCGCCATGGCACATGCCATGCGGGCATGGGCCGTCGCGCACCCAGCCCGCTGGGCCCTCTTGTACGGCAGCCCGGTTCCCGGCTATCACGCACCCGCGGGTCGCACCACGCCGGTGGGAACTCGCGTCGTCGCTGCATTTCTGGAGGCCGTCGCCGCCGGGATTACCACCGGCGACATCGTGCTGACCAACGACCACGTGCCGCAACCGACCTCGTCAGACTTCGAACGGCTGCGCAGCGAATATTCGTTTCCCGGCGATGATCGGGTGATGGGCAAGTGCTTTCTGTTGTTCGCCGGGCTGGTGGGAGCGATCAGCCTGGAAGTATTCGGCCAGTACGGGACGGATACCCTCACCGACGCCGGCGCCGTGTTCGACACGCAGGTCCAACTACTGTTGGACATGCTCGGCCGGCAGAATTAGAACATGTTCAGCCTCGCCCGTCGCGTCGGGCGGTGTCAGCGATGGCAAATTACTTCCCGGCAGTTCTGGCCGGCGACTGGCTGAGATATTCTGCGAAGCGATGAACCTCCTCGTTCAGTCGCCCATCCAAATCGCGTGGGTAACGTCGGATCTGCAGACCACTGAAACTGCCCTCACCGGCCTTTTAGGTGCCCGGAAATGGGTGCGCATACCCGATGTGCACTTTGCGCCCGATACCTGCAGCTATCGCGGCGAGCCCGCCGACTTCGTGGCGCACATCTCGCTGAGCTATCTCGGGGACATGCAGCTGGAGCTGATCGAGCCGGTCCGCGGGGAGAATGTCTATAGTGAATTCCTGCGCGACCACGGACCAGGTCTGCACCACATCTGCATGGAGGCCGAAAGCCC
The nucleotide sequence above comes from Mycobacterium vicinigordonae. Encoded proteins:
- a CDS encoding sterol desaturase family protein yields the protein MGVLTGFVSALPAQLRDPVLFAIPFFLLLLTLEWTAARKLAKLDAASGAGDPAESRPAWGAHLARDSMTSISMGLVSIATTAAWKALALFGYAALFAYVAPWQLSASKWYAWLIAFLGVDLLYYAYHRCAHRVRLVWATHQAHHSSQYYNLATALRQKWNNSGEILMWAPLPLLGLPPWMVFFSWSLNLIYQFWVHTERIAKLPRWFEFVFNTPSHHRVHHGMDRLYLDKNYGGIFIIWDRIFGSFQEELFRPHYGLTKQVDTFNVWKLQTHEYVAIVRDWRSANRLRDRLGYVFGPPGWAPGGADRRGGVAPIASSR
- a CDS encoding TetR/AcrR family transcriptional regulator; the encoded protein is MGKRQESREQIEARIVEIGRRHLVNHGAAGLSLRAIARDLGMVSSAVYRYMSSRDELLTLLLIDAYTALADEVDRARDDTAGDSWSDDVTAMAHAMRAWAVAHPARWALLYGSPVPGYHAPAGRTTPVGTRVVAAFLEAVAAGITTGDIVLTNDHVPQPTSSDFERLRSEYSFPGDDRVMGKCFLLFAGLVGAISLEVFGQYGTDTLTDAGAVFDTQVQLLLDMLGRQN
- a CDS encoding VOC family protein is translated as MNLLVQSPIQIAWVTSDLQTTETALTGLLGARKWVRIPDVHFAPDTCSYRGEPADFVAHISLSYLGDMQLELIEPVRGENVYSEFLRDHGPGLHHICMEAESPAQFDAALVDAAEQGAAVVQRGVMAGGIQFAYVSAPQAGVPFVEIAYLSPEIKAFYDYIRQEQK